The Ananas comosus cultivar F153 unplaced genomic scaffold, ASM154086v1, whole genome shotgun sequence DNA segment tgttagattatgcTGTTAAATTAATAATTCACTCAACCTTACGGTAATAAgactcaaaataataaaatataattttcttttcacaaatagcctaaaaagataaaaatggagGCCAAAACAGTTAAATTTGGGTTCTAAACTCGATTGGAGTGGTTTTGCCATTTGATGCgtagattttgaaaattatttttcaaattgaaattatgCGCTGAAATCGGACacttaatgaaaaaattattaccgtttaaaaatttttcgtgTCGATtgtaaaaaatatcaaattcaacTAAATTTTCGAATGAGCTTAGTTGAGTTATACTTTTCCAGTAACTCTAACACTAAAAGTGgtcgcatctctctctctctctctaaatttgatgatcaaatacaatataaaataaGAGTAATTTTGCATCTTAATCCCTACAGTTTATGGATATTAAGCATATCTAGTGTAATCCAATCTTGTTAGCTTATGAAACTCCTTATGATTCCTCAAAGAACACAAATTCACCATTTATGACATCATCACAATTTTCACCAAATatattaataacaaaataacagaaaatcaaattaaattcttatatatatattttttctacaatAGTAAGCTAAGAGCAACAAAATAATATTAACACCGACGCACAATTTacgcaaaaaaattattattaaactatttcacaaaaaaaagttaatttggACCAAGAGTTGAGCTCCcgcgcttttaaaagcacaggagtaTTTGTGCTCATGACTTCTTAACCATTGAGTCGTCTCAAGATCCATACAATACTATTAACTTGCTACACGGATTTTAAGGCAATTCGGCAGGTAAAAAATCACAAGTATGTTTAGTTCTTGTGCTTTTAATGAGCTCAACTTTTTGGGAGCCGAGTTCCTGTGCTAAAAGTACAGGAGCATTTATGCATGTGACATTTTAGCCGTTATATCACTTTAAGATCCGTACAACTCTATTAACGATGTGTCCCACTAAGTCCCCTTTATTAGTATTGCACGGATTTTAAGGCAAGCCGACAgctgaaaaatcacaaatacGTTtagctcctgtgcttttaatGAGCTCAGCTCTTTGAGAGTCAGCTCCTGTACTTTTTAGCATAGGAGCACAGTAGCACTTGTGCTTGTGACATTTTAGCCATCAGATCACTTTAAGATCCATACAACACTATTAACGATGTGTCCCACTCAGTCTCCTTTATTAGTGCTGCGTGAATTTTGAGACAATCCGACGGCTAAAAAATCACGAGCATGGGACCAAAAATGTTCAAATAGTAAACACACATTTTGCTTCTTTGTGCATGGATCTCACAATTGCAGTGACTTGCTCAACCTGCTCCTCACTAGAACACGCCGCGAGAAGCACTTTCGCGGTCCCGCCGTCGGGGTAGCACCCGGAATCAATCATCTCTTCAAACAAATCCAAGCACTTCTCATACTGCTTTTTCCGCGAATAAGCACTTATCCGCGAAGTCCACGTTATGACATCGGCTTTTAGTCCTCTACGCGGAATGCACCGAAAGAGCTCCTCCATTCGATCGAAGAACCCCGCGCGCCCGTACACATTGATCAAGATGTTGTAGGAGCTGACGTCGGTCGCGTACGGGCCGGTCTCTAGCTTGGAGAGCACTTGCTCCATCTTGTCGAAAAGCCCGGCTTTACCGTACGCGTCGAGCATCGAGTTCAGCGCAAATGTGTCGGGCTCGAGGCCCGATTCGTGCATCTGGTTCATGATCTCCTCGCATTTCGGGATGTTCCCAGCTTTCGAGTAGGCCGAGAGGAGGAGCATGTGGGACTTCATGGTGGGGGTCATGCCGCGCCTCTTTAGCTCTTCGAACGTAGCTTGCGCATCTGTAAGAGTAAGCGTGATTGTTCTTGTGCGTAAGCGTCGAAAGTGCGGTTTCTTATAGATATAACCAATATGAAACCGAGCATTTCAAGTTCACGCACCTTCGTGAAGGCCGGCTCGACCAAACGCATCAACCAATATGTTGTACGAAGCGCGATCGGGCTCGCATCCCATGTGCTGCATCAGAGAGAAGATCTCGGAAGAGCCGTACGGGAAACCTGCACGACTGAGCCAGCAGCCATTCGGAAATTCAAAAATTCGTCGACTTAGCTCGCACTAGAGTCTAAATTCGGCACCGAAAGGTCGATTTTTTTACCTGTAAGCTTCCATGAGAGCGTTGTAGGCGTAAACGTCGGGCTCGTGCCCGGCTTCTTGCAACTGCTCGAACACTTCTTCTGCTTTCTCACAAAGCCCTTCCCTCGCGAATGCATTGATAAGAGCAGTGTAGGTGCAGATATTGGCCTTGCACTTTTCGGTTCTCATCTCATTGAACAACTTTAAGGCCGTCGCCGATTGGTTCGCCTGTTCGAGAATCACTTAATCTTATAACAATAGGCTAGAATGCGTCGAGAAGTAAACAATCTCGTTTATTTTCGCGCCGTTTCCAGCGATAGAGTATCTGAACCAACGATCAGcactgttaaacattatcttACTCTGTTTGGACTTTCTAAGAACTCAAATTTCACGATTCTTTGACATCATCATTTTTCCAGTGATTAAGTGGTCTCAAATTCACTTTATATTAGCCGAGCATCGATTCAGATGTCCCATTGTTTAGACATAgtaaaagggaaaaagaaagaatagtaACCTTCCCGTAGATATTTATCATCAATGTATAAGTCTCAGTGGACGGCGTGCACCGATCTTTCTTCATCCGCTGAAAAATCTCGATCGCCTTCTGAGTGCATCTTCCTTTCAACAATCCGTCGAGATACGCGTTGTAAACAACCACACCTGAGCAAAATCGACGCTCAAATCTGCATAAATTCATGATTTAATAGCGATACGAATATTACGAACAACTTTACAAAATCGCGAACTGCGGTCCGCACAAGAAGCGAGTATTCGAGGAGAAAAACATACTCGGAGGAATGCCGTTCTTCCGCATCTCAGTAAACACAGCCTCGGCCTTGTGGAGTGATCCCGACCTACAACAAGCCCTCAGAAGAAGTGCGTAAGTGTCGTCGGTCGGCACGCACCGCGCTTCCAGAAGCCGCGAGTAAACCGCTTCTGCTTTATCCAGCTGACGCTTCTGACCGAACGCATCGATCAGCAAGTTGTAGCAGATTACGTCGGGACGGAACGGACTCTTGTAAAGTATCCACTCGCATACCTAAACTACGAGCATGAATCGCGTTCTTCCGCAAACATACATACGAAAACTCGAATTTTTACCGCAGTGCATGTAAATTGCAAGTTGCAGAAACAAACCGAAAACACTTCTCACCGCAATCACAGGATCCCACTGCTTGCTTATGCGAAGCTGCACAGCGACATTGATTAAATCGTCCCAGAGATTGTGCGTAGGAGGGAGACGATTAAACGACCGCCAGATTTTGGCGGCATCGGTTTCCTGCTGAACGAATTTGAGGATTTGGTCTGCCATCGGGCTAAGAACAGGGATCACGCCGTCGACGAAACCGGAACCGTATTTCCACCCGCGGCCCCTCAGAGAACCACCTTTTCAAGGGTTAATTGCAGATTGCGAATTGCAATTGCTGGTTTCGCGATATCGATTACAAAAACTTGTTACCTCTTTTCCTGGACAGCTTTTTCGGATCGAATGTTCGCCACTTCCCGCGCTTGTCGAGAAAAACACTGTCCTGATGATTCTTTCTGTCGACATCGACATTGAAATTCCTGCCACTCTCTTTCAGAGCATTCTCAAAACCAGCGAAATTGGTCGCCGATTTCGCGATCGGATAACATAAAGCTGCCTCACTCATCAATCTAtgaaatatatgtatatgtgagAACCCTAATTCACATTCAAAGttgtatatatacaaaaaaaattagggcaAATGTAAGGAAACTTATCAAATGGAATTGAACAAATGCAAAATTGCTGATTTCTTAATGAAAAATGATGCTATAAAAGATAATTGTTACAAGAAATTTGCTTGATTTGAGTTAGAATCTATATATGTGAGAACCCTAATTCACATTCAAAGttgtatatatacaaaaaaaattagggcaAATATAAGCAAACTTATGAAATGGAATTGAACAAATGCAAAATTGCTAatttttttagtgaaaaatgGTACTGTAAAAGGTAATTGTTATAAGAAATTTGCTTGATTTGAGTTAGAATCTATATATGTGAGAACCCTAATTCACATTCAAAGttgtatatatacaaaaaaaattagggcaAATATAAGCAAACTTATGAAATGGAATTGAACAAATGCAAAATTGCTAatttttttagtgaaaaatgGTACTGTAAAAGGTAATTGTTATAagaaattttgtttgatttatgtTAGAACCCTAATGCTcaaccaaaccaaaaaaaacaaaaaaaaccaattaaataaaagattttacccaactcaaaaaaaaaagtaaaaaaagaatacCAAATCTGAATTGCATTGAATAATTTATAAACTGAAACAAAATAGAGCATAGGAGGGATTTAGGATGCAcaattttgtaactttttttaatgaaaaaaagatCATATAAGaacatttgtttgatttaatttaaaaaaacccAACTACTCAACCAAACAAAATGAACCCAATTGATTAAAAAGAACACCAACATCTAAATTGCAtggaataattaatttataatttagcaGGAAAACCAAGAAaagtaacccaaaaaaaaaaaattgagcaaaTTTATCAACTAAGATTGAATTAATTTGCAACAATGACAAATAAAAGGAATTAAAGGCCATTAATTACATGGGCATTTGAAGAAATTGGATGTGGTTTTTATGGTGGAGGAGAGATAAGGAGAAAtaagagtttagagagagagagagagagagagagagagagagagagaaatgcataaacaaatatctctctctctctctctacatatgaCATAAGTACATAACATAGAGAGAGAATATTTGCTGAACCTGGGCCACCACTACAGCttggataaaaaaatagtaattttaaggGTTAATCTCGAataggtccctacaaacatagtaaattacaaatatatttctacaaagttcaactttcatatgttgttcctacaaaattcctaatgttttcaaatatgttactGCCGTTAGGATCcattaaaaaagattaattaaccATACGTGAAATACTTAactctagttagttaatgagataaattgacatttttattcctctttaattaatagttgggacttttggaaaaacatatttgtgatgataaaaaagtTATTTCGTTTATAAAGCAAACAGTGTtttaacagtaacaaaccagattgacatatttgaaaatattatgacttttgtaagaataatatataaaagttgaattttgtagcaaggacctgtatgaaattaatcctaatttaaattattttacattacatCACACGATATTACACTCCAGTTCTCTTCTCAATTATTACCTGCATTAAGAATTGCGTCAATTACTGATCATTCCTAGCGCAAGCAACAAAGAACTTGATAGTTGATAGTCAACGTCTTAAGTTCGTAGCGtagttgctttatatttctaactaagtttatttcttataaaaaaaaaaaaaatcgaagcaGATAACGTACTGTTTTTTTCTCAGAGAAAAAGAATTGCGTCAATTACTTTAGCGTTCTCGTCTCAATTATTCTCTTTATTAAGAATTGCATCAGTTACTGACCGTTTAGCGGAAATAACAAAAAATCTTAAGTTCAAATCGAATTGCTTTCTGTTTACAGCTAAgttgatttctaaaaaaatatgaacaataataaattcaaaattctaaaatgaCCAGCGAATTTAACAGTGAAACCTTATAAAAGTAAATTTGTAAATGACgttacatataaattaaataaaattgttcaataaactatcaattttgatagtaaCGATGGAACAGAAGATCGCtttttatctaatatttttttttaaaaaaaaaaacatgaaagaTATTGACAAAAACGCCGTCTGTGGGAATCGAACCCACGACCACATGGTTAAAAGCCATGCGCTCTACCGGCTGAGCTAAGACGGCATGACAAATAATTTTTGTCACTATTTTAAATtctcaaattaaattatataatatatgccaCCACTTGCATTGGAAGGGTTACTAATACTACTCATGCCCGCGGGTTATCCACAAATTTGCTGGTATCGGCACTAATGTTTTTACCCAAAATATTACGGTTAAAACGGGCGAGTACCCGTTAAATTAAGGTATTTTGGGGTGACTTGTAGGTATCTATAAAAAGAAttatgctggaatactattaatagcacaaagttatttgtgttattagttttttaacccttggattgagaaatgtgcggttaggatgatatggaccCCCtaaagttgagtgggtggttggttgaatagtataatataacgggtaaaaataatcaaagaggttaatctaacggcagaaaacttgatagctcaaagtgcttgatgctatcgatagcatagcagtcggactcctgtatatatatatatatatatatatatatatatagcacaaagcacttgatgctaccaagttttctaccgttagatctacccctttgattattttcacccgttagatcatactattcaaccaaccatccactcaacccaagggggcccacatcatcctaaccacacatctcttaatccaatggccaaaaacttggtagcactagtgacttagtgctattaatagcatagtagcctagttctatatatatgttcTATGATCAGGAGCACTGTACTGGCCAACATTTATAGTTGCTGTTGCTGCATCCATTATTGCCAGCCAAGCTCTGATATCCGGCACATTTGCGATAATATCGCAGTCGCAGACTTTGGGCTGCTTTCCGAGGGTCAAAGTAATGCACACTTCTGCAAAGTATTAAGGGCAGGTGTACATTCCAGAAATCAACTTTGTGCTCGCAGTTGCTTGTGTCATCGTAACGGTGGTCTTTCGATCGACGGAAAAGATCAGCAATGCGTGCGGTGAGAGTTAAATTTCTGCATTCTCATCAACTAGATTCTTAATTACTGTTTGGTCGCGTATAGTTGTAAGCCTGTAACTACACTACAGTTATAACTgcatgtaaattcaaatttgatatgcATTTCTCGACTACAATACATGCATAGTCGTACTTGCTGTATCTACAACTACATGCGCCTCTGACTGAACTACATTTCTAATAGTATCTAAGTTTTGACAAAATACATACGAAGATACTGCGAAGAAATAAATGGAAGGCTAGGTATTGAAATCAAATATTTCCAAGTCAACACTATTTTTTGAAATGTGCTACAGTTGGACACTCTTTGTACATTTATAATATGCTCACCTAATACTTGCATAATCCAAATTTATAAGGAGGGGattattaattctttttgtCATTGTAATGAAAAACTCTGTTACGACATAAACAAATTTAAGGGTATAGtcattcaaaaataaactatatCAAATTGGTGTCCAATGATTTCTATGTACAGAAGCTTTGCATTCGAATCTTGCAGGAATCGCGGTTGTTTTTGTGATGCTGATCACAACATTCATGGTGGCACTCATAATGCTTCTCATATGGAAAACAA contains these protein-coding regions:
- the LOC109704338 gene encoding pentatricopeptide repeat-containing protein At2g35130-like, with amino-acid sequence MPILMSEAALCYPIAKSATNFAGFENALKESGRNFNVDVDRKNHQDSVFLDKRGKWRTFDPKKLSRKRGGSLRGRGWKYGSGFVDGVIPVLSPMADQILKFVQQETDAAKIWRSFNRLPPTHNLWDDLINVAVQLRISKQWDPVIAVCEWILYKSPFRPDVICYNLLIDAFGQKRQLDKAEAVYSRLLEARCVPTDDTYALLLRACCRSGSLHKAEAVFTEMRKNGIPPSVVVYNAYLDGLLKGRCTQKAIEIFQRMKKDRCTPSTETYTLMINIYGKANQSATALKLFNEMRTEKCKANICTYTALINAFAREGLCEKAEEVFEQLQEAGHEPDVYAYNALMEAYSRAGFPYGSSEIFSLMQHMGCEPDRASYNILVDAFGRAGLHEDAQATFEELKRRGMTPTMKSHMLLLSAYSKAGNIPKCEEIMNQMHESGLEPDTFALNSMLDAYGKAGLFDKMEQVLSKLETGPYATDVSSYNILINVYGRAGFFDRMEELFRCIPRRGLKADVITWTSRISAYSRKKQYEKCLDLFEEMIDSGCYPDGGTAKVLLAACSSEEQVEQVTAIVRSMHKEAKCVFTI